The Pseudodesulfovibrio sp. zrk46 genome contains a region encoding:
- a CDS encoding methyl-accepting chemotaxis protein: MLRFKDWSLKLKILVPTFSVVLVVLVISTWIMTSQSSELAVKQATALADETAKSMSLEVGKTFDLAMSVTRTLGSAFEEGAKHDPIPDREYLDSILKNTLTRNKELSGAWCTFPPNAYDGPEREEKYMEVYKGAYRNWYHLVDGQVAVSFAGAEGISGDWFEIPMAGNVETITKPYPWEADGKKFWLCSTGMPVKVNGKNAGVVGVDFYLTDLQNIVESLKIFDTGYAFLLANDGSFVAHKNKDYIGKNIGDFQNPDIKEKLLRAIKNGEPFVHSKVSSNTGKENYYSYQPVMIGKTVTPWSLVVTIPMDAVRAEANQIALISSGISAVALIVLLVVILLVANAIISPIKKGISLAGLMAEGDLTGDVDVDQKDEVGQLADALRTMSNNITGVVGQVSAATENIASGSEELAASSQSLADGANTQAASVEEVSSSIEEMASNIQANADNAIKTEKMAVKAAKDAEESGKAVTQAMGAMTDIAEKISVIEEIARQTNLLALNAAIEAARAGEHGKGFAVVAAEVRKLAERSGTAAAEISELSSSTVHVAEEASQKLSQLVPDIQETAGLIQEITSATGEQHTGVEQINSAIQQLDNIIQQNASMAEEVASTSESLAGEGVQLQQTTSFFNIGHTASRPTPTQPRRNVTVAQKKPAAIPSAPVAKPTNNGIALDMDDDSDFEKF, from the coding sequence ATGCTACGCTTTAAGGATTGGAGCCTCAAACTAAAAATTCTCGTGCCGACGTTCAGCGTCGTATTGGTGGTGCTGGTTATCAGCACCTGGATCATGACGTCGCAGTCGAGTGAACTGGCGGTCAAACAGGCAACGGCTCTTGCTGATGAGACGGCCAAATCCATGAGTCTGGAAGTCGGCAAGACATTCGATTTAGCAATGTCCGTTACCCGTACTCTGGGGAGCGCCTTCGAAGAAGGAGCCAAACACGATCCCATCCCGGATCGCGAATATCTCGACTCCATTCTCAAGAACACCCTTACCCGTAACAAAGAACTATCCGGCGCGTGGTGTACCTTCCCGCCCAATGCCTATGACGGGCCTGAGAGGGAAGAGAAGTACATGGAAGTGTACAAGGGCGCCTACCGCAACTGGTACCATCTGGTCGATGGTCAGGTTGCCGTGAGCTTTGCCGGCGCCGAAGGCATCTCCGGCGACTGGTTTGAAATTCCCATGGCCGGGAATGTGGAGACCATTACCAAGCCCTATCCGTGGGAAGCGGATGGCAAGAAGTTCTGGCTCTGCTCCACCGGTATGCCGGTCAAGGTCAACGGCAAGAATGCCGGTGTTGTGGGTGTGGACTTCTATTTGACCGATCTTCAGAATATTGTCGAAAGTCTGAAGATATTCGACACCGGCTATGCCTTCCTTCTGGCCAATGACGGGTCTTTTGTCGCTCACAAGAACAAGGACTACATCGGCAAGAATATCGGCGATTTCCAAAATCCGGACATCAAGGAAAAGCTGCTCCGGGCCATCAAGAACGGTGAGCCTTTTGTCCATAGCAAGGTTTCTTCCAACACAGGCAAGGAAAACTACTATTCCTATCAGCCGGTCATGATCGGAAAGACTGTCACTCCGTGGAGTCTGGTCGTCACCATTCCCATGGATGCGGTCAGGGCCGAGGCCAACCAGATCGCTTTGATCAGTTCTGGCATCAGTGCCGTGGCACTCATCGTTCTGTTGGTGGTTATTCTGTTGGTGGCCAATGCCATCATTTCCCCCATCAAGAAGGGTATCTCGCTCGCAGGCCTCATGGCCGAGGGTGATCTGACTGGTGACGTGGATGTGGATCAGAAGGATGAGGTGGGCCAGCTTGCCGATGCCTTGCGGACCATGTCCAACAACATCACTGGTGTCGTCGGGCAGGTCAGCGCAGCGACCGAGAATATTGCCTCGGGCAGTGAAGAGCTCGCCGCTTCGTCGCAGAGTCTTGCAGACGGCGCCAACACTCAGGCCGCCAGTGTGGAGGAGGTTTCTTCGTCCATTGAAGAGATGGCCTCCAACATTCAGGCCAATGCCGACAACGCCATCAAGACCGAGAAGATGGCCGTCAAGGCTGCCAAGGATGCCGAGGAGAGCGGCAAGGCCGTGACCCAGGCCATGGGTGCCATGACCGACATCGCCGAGAAGATCTCCGTCATTGAGGAGATCGCTCGTCAGACCAACCTCCTCGCGCTCAACGCCGCCATCGAGGCCGCCCGGGCAGGTGAGCACGGCAAGGGCTTTGCCGTTGTCGCCGCCGAGGTTCGCAAGCTCGCAGAGCGTTCCGGCACCGCAGCAGCCGAGATCAGCGAGCTCTCTTCCTCCACGGTCCATGTGGCCGAGGAAGCCAGCCAGAAGCTCAGCCAGCTCGTCCCTGATATTCAGGAGACCGCCGGACTCATTCAGGAGATTACCTCCGCAACCGGCGAGCAGCACACTGGTGTGGAGCAGATCAACAGTGCCATTCAGCAGCTCGACAACATCATTCAGCAGAATGCCTCCATGGCCGAGGAAGTGGCCTCCACTTCGGAGTCCCTCGCCGGCGAAGGTGTGCAGCTTCAGCAGACTACGAGTTTCTTCAATATCGGCCATACTGCCTCGCGGCCTACTCCGACCCAGCCGCGTCGCAACGTGACCGTAGCCCAGAAGAAGCCCGCAGCGATTCCCTCAGCACCCGTAGCCAAGCCCACTAACAACGGTATCGCCCTCGATATGGACGACGACTCCGACTTCGAAAAGTTCTAA
- a CDS encoding HD-GYP domain-containing protein, whose amino-acid sequence MSDINGRAMSAEEARRAMMNDPEELRGTTPVDDEPAASPSEAPVTLQVEMRHADKLYGEAVNYAKGFMDDVRDGKTIDVNEAMPLVNEFIDSVFRNDSAAAAICKLRAFDEYTYTHCINVSILSVILAKKLGYTREQLEVVGMAGMFHDVGKAIIPNSILNKPGKLTDDEMKVMRTHPLHSYKILSAQKDIPEDVIRGAVEHHEKYDGSGYPRGLKGEQISEIARLLAVVDVYDALTSRRVYKDPMPPSKVLAMMYKWRVTDFHPNTVEQFIKSLGVYPVGSFVRLTSGDHGVVILTASEQPLKPTVRVVYDRKIKQIPMKDIDLSKEKRLKVDDVVNPDDHGVDVFRLIQ is encoded by the coding sequence ATGAGTGATATAAACGGCAGGGCCATGAGCGCCGAAGAGGCGCGCCGGGCCATGATGAACGACCCCGAAGAATTGCGGGGTACCACACCCGTGGATGACGAGCCCGCTGCCTCACCCAGTGAGGCGCCGGTCACACTTCAGGTGGAGATGCGGCATGCGGACAAGCTCTACGGCGAAGCCGTGAACTATGCCAAGGGGTTCATGGACGATGTCCGCGATGGCAAGACCATCGACGTCAACGAGGCCATGCCGCTGGTCAACGAATTCATTGATTCGGTCTTCCGCAACGACTCTGCTGCCGCAGCCATCTGCAAGCTGCGGGCATTTGACGAATACACCTACACCCATTGTATCAACGTCTCCATTCTGTCCGTGATTCTGGCCAAGAAGCTCGGCTATACCCGCGAACAGCTCGAAGTCGTGGGCATGGCAGGCATGTTCCATGACGTGGGCAAGGCGATCATCCCCAACAGTATTTTGAACAAGCCGGGCAAGCTGACCGATGACGAGATGAAGGTCATGCGCACCCATCCGCTGCACAGCTACAAGATTCTTTCGGCCCAGAAGGACATTCCGGAAGATGTCATTCGCGGGGCCGTGGAGCACCATGAAAAGTACGACGGCAGCGGTTATCCCCGTGGTCTCAAGGGAGAGCAGATCAGCGAGATCGCCCGTTTGCTGGCCGTGGTGGATGTATACGACGCCCTGACCAGCCGTCGGGTATACAAGGATCCCATGCCGCCTTCCAAGGTGCTGGCCATGATGTACAAGTGGCGCGTCACCGATTTTCATCCCAACACCGTGGAACAGTTCATCAAGAGTCTGGGCGTCTACCCGGTGGGCAGCTTTGTGCGCCTGACCTCGGGCGACCATGGCGTGGTGATCCTGACCGCCTCCGAGCAGCCGCTCAAGCCCACGGTGCGGGTGGTCTATGACCGTAAGATCAAGCAGATTCCCATGAAGGATATTGACCTTTCCAAGGAGAAACGACTCAAGGTCGATGATGTGGTCAACCCTGACGATCATGGAGTCGATGTGTTCAGATTGATCCAGTAA
- a CDS encoding HAD family hydrolase, giving the protein MDKLEAVIFDFDGTLADVPLDFDFMKTKIAALGEVFLEERPTPGDTPALEWLEELVQQAMKWDEDEGKEFRTRGQLVITAMELDAAREGKLFDFTRPTFEMLRERGIAAGVITRNISAAVRVVFPEIEEMTEAFVPREIATRVKPDPAHLMQALGCIGARPERSLMVGDHPMDVQTAKNAGAMSAAVTTGRMTAADFEPLKPDFIAGDVGELMEQLSQKGLV; this is encoded by the coding sequence ATGGATAAGTTGGAAGCAGTAATATTTGATTTTGACGGGACGTTGGCGGACGTGCCGTTGGATTTTGATTTCATGAAAACCAAGATCGCGGCATTGGGCGAGGTCTTTCTTGAAGAGCGCCCGACGCCGGGAGATACACCCGCTTTGGAATGGCTGGAAGAGCTGGTGCAGCAGGCCATGAAGTGGGACGAGGATGAAGGCAAGGAATTCCGGACGCGCGGCCAGTTGGTCATCACGGCCATGGAGCTGGACGCGGCCCGCGAAGGCAAGTTGTTCGATTTTACCAGGCCGACATTCGAGATGCTGCGTGAGCGCGGCATTGCCGCGGGTGTGATCACCCGCAATATATCCGCTGCAGTACGAGTGGTCTTCCCAGAGATCGAAGAGATGACCGAGGCGTTTGTGCCGAGGGAAATCGCCACCCGGGTCAAGCCGGACCCAGCCCACCTGATGCAGGCATTGGGTTGTATCGGCGCCCGACCGGAGCGATCACTCATGGTGGGGGATCACCCCATGGACGTGCAGACCGCGAAGAACGCGGGGGCCATGTCCGCAGCAGTAACAACCGGCAGAATGACGGCGGCGGATTTCGAGCCTCTGAAGCCGGACTTCATCGCCGGGGACGTAGGGGAGTTAATGGAGCAGCTCAGCCAAAAAGGGTTAGTTTAA
- a CDS encoding deoxyribonuclease IV → MFLGAHMSIAGGLHMAFEHIRKVNGTALQIFTRNQRQWKVPPLTDYDIELFTVAREQWGNYPIAAHDSYLINLASPKEEQAERSCLAFANEMRRIEALDVPYLVTHPGSHLGEGVEAGIERYVANLDRAIENAGTKKGMVLLETTAGQGTNLGSTFEELAAIIERSAHQDRLGVCYDTCHTFAAGYDIRTPEAYAETFESFDKHIGIDRLKFFHLNDTKNEFNSRKDRHEHIGQGEIGLEGFRNLMTDPRFAEIPKTLETPKDRDLKDDIRNLETLRELAGK, encoded by the coding sequence ATGTTTCTCGGCGCTCACATGTCCATTGCCGGAGGCCTGCACATGGCCTTTGAACATATCCGCAAGGTGAACGGCACCGCGCTTCAGATCTTTACCCGTAACCAGCGGCAGTGGAAGGTTCCGCCCCTCACGGACTACGATATCGAACTCTTTACCGTGGCCCGCGAACAGTGGGGCAACTACCCCATCGCCGCCCACGACTCCTACCTCATTAATCTTGCCTCTCCCAAGGAAGAGCAGGCCGAACGCTCCTGCCTCGCCTTTGCCAATGAGATGCGCCGCATTGAGGCGCTGGACGTTCCGTATCTTGTAACGCATCCCGGCTCGCATCTTGGTGAAGGCGTAGAAGCGGGCATCGAACGGTATGTGGCCAATCTGGACCGCGCCATCGAAAATGCTGGGACGAAGAAGGGCATGGTGCTCCTCGAAACCACGGCCGGACAAGGCACCAACCTCGGCTCCACCTTCGAGGAACTGGCTGCCATCATTGAGCGGTCTGCCCATCAGGATCGGCTCGGCGTCTGTTATGACACCTGTCACACCTTTGCTGCCGGATACGACATCCGCACGCCCGAGGCCTACGCCGAGACTTTTGAGAGCTTCGACAAGCACATCGGCATTGATCGCCTCAAGTTCTTCCACCTGAACGACACCAAGAACGAGTTCAACTCCCGCAAGGATCGCCATGAGCACATCGGGCAGGGGGAGATCGGCCTGGAGGGGTTCCGAAACCTCATGACCGATCCGCGTTTTGCCGAGATTCCCAAGACGCTGGAGACCCCCAAGGACAGGGATTTGAAGGACGATATCCGTAACCTGGAAACCCTGCGGGAACTGGCCGGAAAATAG
- a CDS encoding radical SAM protein: MKLLFVYPDYNYAPIAPAFVIPVLDKYGIDYDYLDLNQNPDLKGTLRKGDYTHIATTGLVMNYARVEHIFREAKEINPDIGTILGGRISACPMYILDRMPVDFVVIEDADPTMGLLLKAIEQGTDFGKLTNIMYRQENKLVRTEMGKLRPLSNFTPDWEKVNMDFYMSGNFMDSTVRGFPIVIGLGCVGKCTFCAPGARGLRTRPIEDVIEEMKWADNRYDFSYFAFISDTFIPSVTEVERFCEAYKKSGLNKPFVCSLRADYKLEILDLLAGAGCRAIFFGLEQFDDDALKAMCKRLNESTIRAFVERGKNNGIQMVTGAMIGNLGDTPQSIQKTVDFVKETKIPCVYLVPLFVYPGTELYNIAIEKGIIQDETSFCDEMFNNARDLYIDRFRYPNFTSMALPEMQEVYAKADYELARMKIQNFKPAGINIENLTIQCRNCGSEIAFKEMALDFTYCPKCITVNACIFSYGIATFEVYRERLEKAVKSNERIVIAASPDYAKGLMFAAEEMGAASDKLCFIGNDFALERVKTKLSYDDIRSSDRVLLGDIMFRSKVREEALAKGIPPENIINMMPSNYKKQIETLGTISNNTIVLSNVEDARWLGEIVGEELLKKNEPDKRWAIAPSGDFGINICKGFQKVGVKVTLMLDSYKQLQDVGTGIPSLHPNDLTKELADSVFIATPSGRLQDELADVFQGVEGFDQDDILKLNNIYKRCWDQLFN; the protein is encoded by the coding sequence ATGAAATTGCTCTTTGTCTACCCAGACTACAATTATGCTCCCATCGCTCCAGCGTTTGTCATACCCGTCTTGGATAAATATGGCATTGACTACGACTATCTTGATCTCAACCAAAATCCTGACCTCAAAGGAACGCTGCGTAAGGGCGACTACACGCATATTGCGACTACCGGACTGGTAATGAACTATGCCCGTGTTGAGCATATTTTCAGGGAAGCAAAGGAGATAAATCCGGACATTGGGACGATATTAGGTGGAAGAATATCTGCATGTCCCATGTATATCCTCGATAGAATGCCTGTCGATTTCGTTGTCATAGAGGATGCTGATCCGACAATGGGCCTTCTTCTCAAGGCAATTGAACAGGGGACGGATTTCGGCAAGCTCACGAATATCATGTACCGCCAGGAGAACAAACTTGTCCGAACAGAAATGGGCAAACTCCGTCCCTTGTCGAACTTCACTCCCGACTGGGAAAAAGTGAACATGGATTTCTACATGTCCGGCAATTTTATGGACTCGACAGTCCGAGGATTTCCGATTGTCATCGGCTTGGGATGTGTAGGCAAATGCACCTTTTGTGCTCCCGGAGCTCGGGGACTTCGAACACGTCCGATTGAAGACGTTATCGAAGAGATGAAATGGGCGGACAACCGATACGATTTTTCTTATTTCGCTTTCATCAGTGACACGTTCATCCCTTCTGTCACAGAAGTTGAGCGTTTTTGCGAAGCATACAAAAAATCCGGCCTGAATAAACCCTTCGTATGCAGCCTTCGCGCCGACTACAAGCTAGAGATCTTGGACCTCCTGGCGGGAGCCGGATGTCGTGCCATCTTCTTCGGACTTGAGCAATTTGACGACGATGCCTTGAAAGCTATGTGTAAACGGCTCAATGAAAGCACTATCCGAGCCTTTGTGGAAAGAGGAAAGAACAACGGTATCCAGATGGTTACCGGAGCAATGATCGGAAACCTGGGAGATACTCCACAATCGATCCAAAAGACTGTCGATTTCGTAAAAGAGACCAAAATCCCCTGTGTGTACTTAGTACCGTTATTCGTCTACCCGGGCACCGAGCTGTACAATATCGCAATAGAAAAAGGGATCATACAAGATGAAACCTCATTTTGCGATGAGATGTTCAACAATGCAAGAGACTTATATATAGACCGCTTTCGATACCCAAATTTTACCTCCATGGCATTACCAGAGATGCAGGAGGTCTACGCCAAAGCGGACTATGAGCTTGCCCGAATGAAAATTCAAAACTTCAAACCAGCCGGCATTAATATCGAAAATCTGACCATTCAATGTCGAAATTGCGGTAGTGAAATAGCCTTCAAAGAAATGGCCTTGGATTTCACCTATTGCCCCAAATGCATAACGGTTAATGCCTGCATCTTCTCATATGGCATAGCGACGTTTGAGGTGTATCGCGAGAGGCTCGAAAAAGCAGTCAAATCAAACGAGCGGATCGTAATCGCCGCATCTCCAGATTATGCAAAAGGCTTGATGTTTGCTGCAGAAGAGATGGGAGCTGCCTCAGATAAACTTTGCTTCATCGGCAATGATTTCGCCTTGGAACGAGTCAAGACAAAGTTAAGCTATGACGATATCCGCTCATCAGACAGGGTACTGCTCGGAGACATTATGTTCAGGAGCAAAGTACGCGAGGAAGCACTGGCAAAAGGAATTCCCCCTGAGAATATCATCAACATGATGCCGAGCAACTATAAAAAGCAAATCGAAACGCTCGGAACCATCAGCAATAATACGATAGTGCTGTCAAATGTGGAAGACGCACGCTGGCTTGGTGAGATTGTCGGAGAAGAGCTTTTGAAAAAAAACGAGCCTGACAAAAGGTGGGCTATCGCACCTTCTGGAGATTTTGGAATCAACATTTGTAAAGGATTCCAGAAAGTCGGTGTTAAAGTCACACTGATGTTGGATTCGTACAAACAGCTTCAGGATGTAGGGACAGGGATTCCTTCTTTGCACCCCAATGATCTGACAAAAGAACTGGCGGATTCGGTTTTCATA